In Gemmatimonadales bacterium, one DNA window encodes the following:
- a CDS encoding glycosyltransferase family 2 protein → MIYVLVPAYNEAATVGLLLWKVRQVFTTFAREYQLLVVNDGSTDGTDDVLAPYARALPLTLVTHRERRGYARSVEELLRLAVARTDRPRRDLAVLLQADFSDSPDDIPELVKRIESGADLALADYRRRRGLTRGEGLARRLLPALLRRHRAGVLDCPLDWVCSLKAMRVVTLARTLSERGSRALLRADGWAADAELLLEISRHARRVEVVASSSPAAARHRPSRAHPLRSAWATWRMARRHRTAAPAPGQPSAHPGSGHGGPSRRGRRSGSRPAAPPPHSRTASSP, encoded by the coding sequence ATGATCTACGTCCTGGTCCCCGCCTACAACGAGGCGGCGACGGTCGGGCTGCTGCTCTGGAAGGTGCGGCAGGTCTTCACCACCTTCGCGCGCGAGTACCAGCTGCTGGTGGTGAACGACGGCTCGACCGACGGGACCGACGACGTGCTCGCCCCGTACGCACGGGCGCTGCCGCTGACGCTGGTGACGCACCGCGAGCGCCGGGGCTACGCCCGCAGCGTCGAGGAGCTGCTGCGGCTGGCGGTGGCACGCACCGACCGGCCGCGCCGCGACCTGGCCGTGCTGCTGCAGGCCGACTTCTCCGACTCGCCCGACGACATCCCCGAACTGGTCAAGCGGATCGAGAGCGGCGCGGACCTCGCGCTCGCCGACTACCGGCGCCGCCGTGGACTGACCCGAGGCGAGGGGCTGGCGCGGCGGCTCCTGCCCGCGCTGCTGCGGCGCCACCGGGCGGGCGTGCTCGACTGCCCGCTCGACTGGGTGTGCTCGCTCAAGGCCATGCGAGTGGTGACGCTCGCCCGCACGCTCTCGGAGCGGGGGAGCCGGGCCTTGCTCCGGGCCGACGGCTGGGCGGCCGACGCCGAGCTGCTGCTCGAGATCTCGCGGCACGCCCGCCGGGTCGAGGTGGTGGCCTCGTCGAGCCCGGCCGCGGCGCGCCACCGGCCTTCCCGCGCCCACCCGCTCCGCTCGGCATGGGCGACTTGGAGGATGGCGCGCCGCCACCGGACCGCCGCGCCGGCACCCGGCCAGCCGTCCGCGCACCCCGGATCCGGGCACGGCGGCCCGTCCCGGCGTGGCCGCCGGTCCGGCTCGCGGCCCGCCGCCCCGCCGCCGCACTCGCGGACCGCGTCCTCGCCGTGA
- a CDS encoding pyruvate dehydrogenase complex E1 component subunit beta — protein sequence MPVLTYRDALNQALREEMVRDQNVFLMGEEVGAYQGAYKVSRGLLEEFGPMRVVDSPITELGFAGVGVGAAMAGLRPVIEFMTFNFALLALDQVVNSAAKMLYMSGGQIPIPIVFRGPGGAALQLAAQHSQSFEAWYAHVPGLKVVTPATPADAKGLLKSAIRDDNPVIFIEGEMLYNQKGEVPDGEHLIPLGVAEVKRPGTDVTFVAHAKMVAVALRAAEELAKEGVSAEVVDPRTLRPLDLPTILASVRKTNRCVVVEEGWPVAGIGASIVDGIQREAFDDLDAPVLRVTGADVPMPYNRQLEKLAKPDAAKVVAAAKQVLYLG from the coding sequence ATGCCGGTCCTCACCTACCGCGACGCCCTGAACCAGGCCCTCCGCGAGGAGATGGTGCGGGACCAGAACGTCTTCCTGATGGGGGAGGAAGTGGGCGCGTACCAGGGCGCCTACAAGGTGAGCCGCGGGCTGCTCGAGGAGTTCGGCCCGATGCGGGTGGTGGACTCGCCCATCACCGAGCTGGGCTTCGCGGGCGTCGGAGTGGGCGCCGCGATGGCGGGGCTCCGGCCGGTGATCGAGTTCATGACGTTCAACTTCGCCCTGCTCGCGCTCGACCAGGTCGTGAACTCCGCCGCGAAGATGCTCTACATGTCCGGCGGCCAGATCCCGATCCCGATCGTGTTCCGCGGACCCGGCGGGGCCGCCCTGCAGCTCGCCGCCCAGCACTCGCAGTCGTTCGAGGCGTGGTACGCGCACGTCCCCGGCCTCAAGGTGGTGACTCCGGCGACCCCCGCGGACGCGAAGGGGCTCCTCAAGAGCGCGATCCGGGACGACAACCCGGTGATCTTCATCGAAGGCGAGATGCTGTACAACCAGAAGGGCGAGGTGCCGGACGGCGAGCATCTCATCCCGCTGGGCGTGGCGGAAGTGAAGCGGCCGGGGACCGACGTCACGTTCGTGGCCCACGCCAAGATGGTGGCCGTCGCGCTGCGGGCCGCCGAGGAGCTGGCGAAGGAGGGGGTGAGCGCGGAGGTCGTGGATCCTCGCACCCTGCGCCCGCTCGATCTGCCCACGATCCTGGCATCGGTGCGGAAGACGAACCGCTGCGTCGTGGTCGAGGAGGGATGGCCGGTCGCCGGCATCGGCGCCTCGATCGTGGACGGGATCCAGCGCGAGGCGTTCGACGACCTCGACGCGCCGGTGCTGCGGGTGACGGGCGCCGACGTGCCGATGCCGTACAACCGCCAGCTCGAGAAGCTCGCGAAGCCCGACGCGGCCAAGGTCGTCGCGGCCGCCAAGCAGGTCCTCTACCTCGGCTGA
- a CDS encoding DUF3108 domain-containing protein, whose protein sequence is MTRAAALAAVVAFLALDRTPPVPAGRAPDRPQGVAAAVYPFTPGERLEYDVKFGIFHVGRATMQVLGIDTVRGTPAYHVAFVIRGRAAFFYSMTDTLESWFSVADLTSLRFIQNNNENGSRYYHTYEIHADSGYFIQDGKDSLPTTARPLDDASFFYFARTVPLEVGQTYSFDRYFKPDRNPVTLTVLSNDSVDTPAGRFAAIAVRPVFRSRGLFAEGGQAVVYLAADSTRVPLVIKTHLSLGSLSMALRSRR, encoded by the coding sequence GTGACGCGCGCGGCGGCGCTCGCGGCCGTGGTCGCCTTCCTCGCCCTGGACCGGACCCCGCCGGTCCCGGCCGGCCGCGCCCCCGACCGGCCGCAGGGAGTCGCCGCGGCGGTCTACCCGTTCACCCCGGGCGAGCGACTCGAGTACGACGTGAAGTTCGGAATCTTCCACGTCGGCCGCGCCACGATGCAGGTCCTCGGCATCGACACGGTGCGCGGGACACCGGCCTACCACGTCGCCTTCGTGATCCGGGGCCGCGCCGCGTTCTTCTACTCGATGACCGACACCCTCGAGTCGTGGTTCAGCGTCGCCGACCTCACCTCGCTGCGCTTCATCCAGAACAACAACGAGAACGGCAGCCGCTACTACCACACCTACGAGATCCACGCCGACTCCGGCTACTTCATCCAGGACGGCAAGGACAGCCTGCCCACGACCGCCCGGCCGCTCGACGACGCGTCGTTCTTCTACTTCGCGCGCACCGTGCCGCTGGAGGTGGGGCAGACCTACTCGTTCGACCGCTACTTCAAGCCCGACCGGAACCCGGTGACCCTGACCGTGCTGTCCAACGACTCGGTGGACACGCCGGCGGGCCGGTTCGCGGCGATCGCCGTGCGCCCCGTGTTCAGGAGCCGCGGCCTGTTCGCGGAGGGGGGGCAGGCGGTGGTGTATCTCGCCGCCGACTCCACCCGCGTTCCGCTGGTCATCAAGACCCACCTGTCGCTCGGGTCGCTGTCGATGGCGCTGCGCAGCCGGAGGTGA
- the lipB gene encoding lipoyl(octanoyl) transferase LipB, translating to MSGGRLAVARLGLVPYGEALSRQRAIAEDRIAGRLASDVLLLLEHPPVVTLGRGTRETSLPVAPEALRRRGIEVFEIERGGDVTYHGPGQLVGYPIFDLAAHRKDLHWFLRQLEEALFTALARFGVPAERRASYTGVWTGGRKIASIGIHVRQWVTWHGFALNVTADLAAFDLIVPCGIPDVVMTSLARELGRSDARAPAGEDELMGRTRDAIVDAFVQTFGFSGVETFDPAMTTA from the coding sequence GTGAGCGGCGGCCGGCTCGCGGTCGCCCGGCTCGGCCTGGTGCCGTACGGCGAAGCCCTGAGCCGCCAGCGCGCGATCGCCGAGGACCGGATCGCCGGCCGGCTCGCGTCCGACGTGTTGCTGCTGCTCGAGCATCCGCCGGTCGTCACCCTCGGCCGGGGCACGCGCGAGACCAGCCTCCCCGTCGCGCCCGAGGCGCTGCGGCGGCGCGGCATCGAGGTGTTCGAGATCGAGCGCGGGGGCGACGTCACCTACCACGGGCCCGGCCAGCTCGTCGGCTATCCGATCTTCGACCTCGCGGCGCACCGCAAGGACCTGCACTGGTTCCTGCGCCAGCTCGAGGAGGCGCTGTTCACGGCCCTGGCCCGCTTCGGCGTGCCAGCCGAGCGGCGGGCGAGCTACACCGGCGTGTGGACCGGCGGACGCAAGATTGCGAGCATCGGGATCCACGTGCGCCAGTGGGTCACGTGGCACGGGTTCGCGCTCAACGTCACCGCCGACCTCGCCGCCTTCGACCTGATCGTGCCGTGCGGCATTCCCGACGTCGTGATGACCAGCCTGGCCAGGGAGCTCGGGCGATCGGACGCCCGCGCCCCGGCCGGCGAGGACGAGCTGATGGGGCGGACGCGCGACGCCATCGTGGACGCCTTCGTGCAGACGTTCGGCTTCTCCGGGGTCGAGACGTTCGACCCGGCAATGACGACCGCGTGA
- the lipA gene encoding lipoyl synthase, which yields MTTAPLPLVQISTRQGERLAPDGPAARKPAWLKVRAPGGANYAQVRRVMRDLRLHTVCEEAHCPNVGECWEHRAATFMILGDLCTRNCAYCAVAHGTPLPLDAGEPRRLAEAAAAMGLEYLVVTSVDRDDLPNGGAEQFAAVVAETRARLPGASLELLIPDFKGRETALRIVVDAKPDVLNHNLETVPRLYRLARPGGRYDRALELLARARAMDPALVTKSGVMVGLGEEWDELVTAMRDLRASDVNLLTIGQYLRPSASHLPVARYYTPDEFAELARIGRDLGYRHVESGPLVRSSYHAWEQTRRAAAGG from the coding sequence ATGACAACCGCGCCTCTCCCACTCGTCCAGATCAGCACGCGACAGGGCGAGCGGCTCGCACCGGACGGTCCGGCCGCCCGCAAGCCGGCCTGGCTGAAGGTCAGGGCGCCCGGCGGGGCGAACTACGCGCAGGTGCGCCGGGTGATGCGCGATCTTCGGCTCCACACCGTCTGCGAAGAGGCGCACTGCCCGAACGTCGGCGAGTGCTGGGAGCACCGCGCGGCGACGTTCATGATCCTCGGCGACCTGTGCACGCGGAACTGCGCCTATTGCGCGGTCGCGCACGGGACGCCGCTCCCGCTCGACGCCGGGGAACCCCGGCGGCTCGCCGAGGCGGCGGCCGCGATGGGGCTCGAGTACCTGGTGGTGACGTCGGTGGACCGCGACGACCTCCCGAACGGGGGCGCCGAGCAGTTCGCCGCCGTCGTCGCGGAGACGCGCGCACGCCTGCCCGGCGCGTCGCTCGAGCTGCTGATCCCCGACTTCAAGGGCCGCGAGACGGCGCTGCGGATCGTGGTCGACGCCAAGCCCGACGTGCTGAACCACAACCTCGAAACGGTGCCGCGGCTGTACCGCCTGGCGCGGCCGGGCGGGCGCTACGATCGGGCGCTGGAGCTGCTGGCGCGCGCCCGGGCGATGGACCCGGCGCTGGTCACCAAGTCCGGCGTGATGGTGGGCCTGGGCGAGGAGTGGGACGAGCTGGTGACGGCGATGCGGGACCTGCGCGCGTCGGACGTGAACCTCCTCACCATCGGGCAGTACCTGCGCCCCTCGGCCTCGCACCTGCCGGTCGCCCGCTACTACACGCCCGACGAGTTCGCGGAGCTGGCGCGCATCGGCCGCGACCTGGGATACCGCCACGTCGAGTCCGGTCCCCTGGTGCGGTCCTCGTACCACGCCTGGGAGCAGACCCGGCGTGCGGCCGCGGGCGGGTGA
- the lpdA gene encoding dihydrolipoyl dehydrogenase: MATTFDVVFIGAGPGGYVSAIRAAQLGLTVGVVEKEKLGGVCVNIGCIPAKALLHSAEVANLMRHAKDLGVTAGEVQTDYGVAMKRSRRVADQNSKGVEFLFKKHKIELVKGTGKLLPGRKVAVAKAEGGTVELTAAKAVVIATGSRPKDLPQIGLKIDRTTMISSDEALLLEAAPKTLAVVGAGAVGCEFADVFNAFGSQVTLLEVLPRILPIEDAEMSDVVAKAFKKRGIAVVAGAQIQKVEKGKAGVTITYAAGGKPQTVTVEKVLIATGRAPLTENLGLESTGVKLTERGFIQVDGAMQTTAPGVYAIGDVAGPPLLAHKGSREGVVAAEAIAGLKPHPIDYSGVPGATYCHPEVASVGLTEEQCKERKLEYTVGRFPFSASGRARTAGETDGLVKIISGKQYGEILGAHIAGAHATELIHELVVARANEYTVEEIELAIHAHPTFSEAIAEAALDAMGRVIHI; encoded by the coding sequence GTGGCGACGACTTTCGACGTGGTCTTCATCGGCGCCGGCCCCGGCGGCTACGTCTCGGCCATCCGGGCGGCGCAGCTCGGGCTCACCGTCGGCGTGGTCGAGAAGGAGAAGCTCGGCGGCGTGTGCGTGAACATCGGCTGCATCCCCGCCAAGGCCCTGCTCCACTCGGCCGAAGTGGCGAACCTGATGCGCCACGCCAAGGACCTCGGCGTCACCGCCGGCGAGGTCCAGACCGACTACGGCGTGGCGATGAAGCGTTCCCGGCGGGTGGCCGACCAGAACTCCAAGGGCGTCGAGTTCCTGTTCAAGAAGCACAAGATCGAGCTGGTGAAGGGCACCGGGAAGCTGCTGCCGGGCCGGAAGGTCGCGGTGGCGAAGGCCGAGGGCGGCACGGTCGAGCTGACCGCGGCGAAGGCCGTCGTGATCGCGACCGGCTCCCGCCCCAAGGACCTGCCGCAGATCGGGCTCAAGATCGACCGGACCACGATGATCTCGAGCGACGAGGCGCTGCTGCTCGAGGCCGCCCCCAAGACGCTCGCCGTGGTCGGCGCTGGCGCCGTCGGGTGCGAGTTCGCCGACGTGTTCAACGCCTTCGGCAGCCAGGTCACGCTGCTCGAGGTGCTGCCGCGCATCCTCCCGATCGAGGACGCGGAGATGTCGGATGTGGTGGCCAAGGCGTTCAAGAAGCGCGGCATCGCGGTGGTCGCGGGCGCGCAGATCCAGAAGGTCGAGAAGGGCAAGGCCGGCGTGACGATCACCTACGCCGCCGGCGGCAAGCCGCAGACCGTGACCGTGGAGAAGGTGCTGATCGCGACCGGCCGCGCCCCGCTGACCGAGAACCTCGGCCTCGAGTCCACGGGCGTGAAGCTCACCGAGCGCGGCTTCATCCAGGTGGACGGCGCGATGCAGACCACCGCGCCGGGCGTCTACGCGATCGGCGACGTGGCCGGTCCGCCGCTGCTGGCGCACAAGGGCAGCCGTGAAGGCGTGGTCGCCGCGGAGGCGATCGCGGGTCTCAAGCCGCACCCCATCGACTACAGCGGCGTGCCGGGCGCGACCTACTGCCATCCCGAGGTCGCCAGCGTCGGCCTCACCGAGGAGCAGTGCAAGGAGCGCAAGCTGGAGTACACGGTGGGCCGGTTCCCGTTCAGCGCGAGCGGCCGCGCCCGGACGGCGGGCGAGACCGACGGGCTGGTCAAGATCATCAGCGGCAAGCAGTACGGCGAGATCCTCGGCGCGCACATCGCCGGCGCGCACGCGACCGAGCTGATCCACGAGCTGGTGGTCGCGCGGGCCAACGAGTACACGGTCGAGGAGATCGAGCTGGCCATCCACGCGCATCCCACGTTCTCCGAGGCCATCGCCGAGGCGGCGCTCGACGCGATGGGCCGGGTGATCCACATCTGA
- a CDS encoding sulfite oxidase-like oxidoreductase, with protein MSDKLDVRTRDRARLPPGQIETVKWPVLHYGRVPRADLARWTFHVFGEVDRPFEITWAEFAALPRRDVLCDIHCVTTWSRFDNTFSGVPVQLLLERAGVRPNASHVLVRAEEDYTTNLPLSDLARDANLIATHFDGEPLLPEHGGPARLLVPHLYFWKSAKWVRGLELMEGDWPGFWEQNGYHMRGDPWTEERYGRPDPARMRRGPRT; from the coding sequence ATGTCCGACAAGCTCGACGTCCGCACCAGGGACCGGGCGCGCCTGCCTCCCGGCCAGATCGAGACGGTGAAGTGGCCGGTGCTGCACTACGGCCGCGTGCCGCGCGCGGACCTCGCCCGCTGGACCTTCCACGTCTTCGGCGAGGTAGACCGCCCGTTCGAGATCACGTGGGCGGAATTCGCCGCGCTCCCCCGGCGCGACGTGCTGTGCGACATCCACTGTGTGACGACCTGGTCGCGGTTCGACAACACGTTCTCCGGCGTGCCGGTGCAGCTCCTGCTCGAGCGGGCGGGCGTGCGTCCCAACGCCTCGCACGTGCTCGTGCGCGCGGAGGAGGACTACACCACCAACCTCCCGCTGTCCGACCTGGCCCGCGACGCCAATCTCATCGCGACCCACTTCGACGGCGAGCCGCTCCTGCCCGAGCACGGCGGCCCCGCCCGGCTGCTGGTGCCGCATCTCTACTTCTGGAAGTCGGCGAAATGGGTGCGCGGCCTGGAGCTGATGGAAGGCGACTGGCCCGGCTTCTGGGAGCAGAACGGGTACCACATGCGCGGCGACCCGTGGACCGAGGAGCGCTACGGGAGGCCGGACCCGGCCAGGATGAGGCGCGGGCCCCGGACGTGA
- the pdhA gene encoding pyruvate dehydrogenase (acetyl-transferring) E1 component subunit alpha, which yields MTVTAAALEHAPPSDPEVLRRMLRDMLLIRRFEEKAAEGYAHGKIGGFCHLYIGQEAVAVGTMAALRPDDYIMTSYREHGQALARGVSARAVMAELFGKATGSSGGKGGSMHIFDAATNFLGGHAIVGGHIPLVTGVAFAIKYREGDQVSVGFFGEAAVNNGAFHEALNMAAVWRLPAIYICENNRYGMGTALERASAIYDVAQRACSYDMPAEVVDGMDVLKVRDAVARAAQRARERYVPTLLEIRTYRFMGHSMSDPIHGHYRTKDEVEQAKAKDPIHTFADKLRADGLLDDERWQTMEAEVTDECDDAVRFADESPDPPPEALLTDVYRETTS from the coding sequence ATGACCGTGACCGCCGCCGCGCTCGAGCACGCGCCGCCCTCCGACCCGGAGGTGCTGCGCCGGATGCTGCGCGACATGCTGCTGATCCGCCGCTTCGAGGAGAAGGCCGCGGAGGGCTACGCCCACGGCAAGATCGGCGGCTTCTGCCACCTGTACATCGGGCAGGAGGCGGTGGCCGTCGGCACGATGGCCGCGCTCCGCCCCGACGACTACATCATGACCAGTTACCGCGAGCACGGGCAGGCGCTGGCGCGCGGCGTCTCGGCTCGGGCGGTGATGGCGGAGCTGTTCGGCAAGGCCACCGGCAGCTCGGGGGGCAAGGGCGGCTCGATGCACATCTTCGACGCCGCCACCAACTTCCTCGGCGGACACGCCATCGTGGGCGGCCACATCCCGCTCGTGACCGGCGTGGCGTTCGCGATCAAGTACCGCGAGGGCGACCAGGTGTCGGTCGGGTTCTTCGGCGAGGCCGCGGTGAACAACGGCGCCTTCCACGAGGCACTGAACATGGCGGCGGTGTGGCGGCTGCCCGCGATCTACATCTGCGAGAACAACCGCTACGGGATGGGCACCGCCCTCGAGCGCGCCTCCGCGATCTACGACGTGGCGCAGCGTGCCTGCTCGTACGACATGCCGGCCGAGGTCGTGGACGGGATGGACGTGCTGAAGGTGCGGGACGCAGTGGCCCGCGCGGCGCAGCGCGCCCGTGAGCGCTACGTGCCCACGCTGCTCGAGATCCGCACCTACCGCTTCATGGGCCACTCGATGTCGGATCCGATCCACGGCCACTACCGCACCAAGGACGAGGTCGAGCAGGCCAAGGCGAAGGACCCGATCCACACCTTCGCCGACAAGCTGCGCGCCGACGGCCTGCTGGACGACGAGCGCTGGCAGACGATGGAGGCCGAGGTGACCGACGAGTGCGACGACGCGGTGCGCTTCGCCGACGAGAGCCCGGATCCGCCGCCCGAGGCGCTGCTCACGGACGTGTACCGCGAGACCACGTCCTGA
- a CDS encoding dihydrolipoamide acetyltransferase family protein, translating into MATKIVMEALSPTMEEGRLVAWKKQEGEAVKSGETLAEVETDKAVMELVAREDGVLRKIVLGEGATVPVGAVVAIVGGKDEDISVVLPATPPSPVVGGRVSGSAGPVQNGAKAPAPALVAAAAVPATTDHPPTTNASSRVRSSPLARRLAAERGLDLRLVPGTGPAGRITRRDVDAVGATRPAPAAAAAPALAVVPALAVPPGGVRDVPLTTMRKTIARRLSESIGPVPHFFLTSEIEMERAWEARQHLAGLGDAYKVSFNDLIVKAVALALRQHAAVNASFLEDRIRYYGDVHVGMAVAVEDGLITPVIRHADRKGLLEIAAESKALAERARARRLAPEEYTGATFSVSNLGMFDIDEFTAVINPPEAGILAVGRIAQRAVAADGQLAVRRTMRVTMSCDHRVVDGATGAKFLQTVKLMLENPLAMLL; encoded by the coding sequence GTGGCCACCAAGATCGTGATGGAGGCGCTGTCGCCCACTATGGAGGAGGGGCGGCTGGTGGCGTGGAAGAAGCAGGAGGGCGAGGCCGTGAAGTCGGGCGAGACCCTGGCGGAGGTCGAGACCGACAAGGCCGTGATGGAGCTGGTGGCCCGCGAGGACGGCGTGCTCCGCAAGATCGTCCTCGGCGAGGGCGCCACCGTGCCGGTCGGGGCCGTCGTGGCCATCGTGGGCGGCAAGGACGAGGACATCTCGGTGGTCCTCCCCGCGACCCCGCCCTCCCCGGTTGTAGGCGGTAGGGTGTCGGGGAGCGCAGGGCCGGTGCAGAATGGCGCGAAGGCCCCGGCTCCGGCCCTTGTTGCCGCGGCCGCCGTGCCCGCCACCACCGACCACCCACCAACCACCAACGCTTCGTCTCGCGTTCGATCCTCGCCCCTGGCACGTCGGCTCGCCGCGGAACGCGGCTTGGACCTCAGGCTCGTCCCCGGCACCGGTCCCGCCGGGCGCATCACCCGGCGCGACGTGGACGCCGTCGGCGCGACCCGCCCCGCTCCCGCCGCGGCGGCCGCCCCTGCCCTCGCGGTGGTGCCGGCCCTCGCCGTGCCGCCGGGCGGCGTCCGCGACGTCCCGCTCACCACCATGCGGAAGACGATCGCGCGCCGGCTCAGCGAGTCGATCGGTCCGGTCCCGCACTTCTTTCTCACCAGCGAGATCGAGATGGAGCGCGCCTGGGAGGCGCGGCAGCACCTGGCCGGGCTGGGCGACGCGTACAAGGTCTCGTTCAACGACCTGATCGTGAAGGCAGTGGCCCTCGCGCTTCGGCAGCACGCCGCGGTGAACGCGTCCTTCCTCGAGGACCGCATCCGCTACTACGGCGACGTGCACGTCGGGATGGCGGTCGCGGTCGAGGACGGCCTCATCACGCCGGTGATCCGGCACGCCGACCGCAAGGGCCTGCTGGAGATCGCGGCGGAGTCGAAGGCGCTCGCGGAGCGGGCGCGCGCGCGCCGGCTCGCGCCCGAGGAGTACACGGGCGCCACGTTCAGCGTCTCGAACCTCGGCATGTTCGACATCGACGAGTTCACCGCGGTCATCAACCCGCCGGAGGCAGGCATCCTCGCCGTGGGGCGCATCGCCCAGCGCGCGGTGGCGGCCGACGGCCAGCTGGCGGTGCGGCGCACGATGCGCGTCACGATGTCGTGCGACCACCGCGTCGTGGACGGCGCGACCGGCGCGAAGTTCCTGCAGACCGTGAAGCTGATGCTCGAGAATCCTCTCGCGATGCTGCTCTAG
- a CDS encoding nuclear transport factor 2 family protein, translated as MRPWRAASAPAGAAQAAEASVAPPARRPFFPVATAAALVLAACAARGAPRSPLPYDPLREAAVARDVVTGFIAAESRGDSSADTLLAPGADFIATGIAVTRPPRLAAVLGRGAGSVEDVRIQIAGEFAWVVAIYQWTGAGAEGGERGRATMILERRGARWRIRHVHSSTVEPWR; from the coding sequence ATGCGGCCCTGGCGCGCCGCTAGCGCGCCGGCGGGGGCCGCGCAGGCAGCGGAGGCGTCCGTCGCGCCGCCCGCGCGGCGCCCGTTTTTCCCCGTCGCCACCGCGGCGGCGCTGGTGCTCGCGGCGTGCGCGGCCCGCGGCGCGCCCCGGTCCCCGCTGCCCTACGATCCGCTCCGCGAGGCCGCCGTGGCCCGCGACGTCGTCACCGGCTTCATCGCCGCGGAGTCGCGCGGCGACTCGTCCGCCGACACGCTGCTGGCGCCCGGCGCCGATTTCATCGCCACCGGCATCGCGGTGACCCGGCCGCCGCGCCTCGCGGCCGTGCTGGGGCGGGGCGCCGGCAGCGTCGAGGACGTGCGCATCCAGATCGCGGGCGAGTTCGCGTGGGTGGTGGCCATCTACCAGTGGACCGGCGCCGGCGCCGAGGGCGGCGAGCGGGGGCGGGCGACCATGATCCTCGAGCGGCGCGGCGCGCGGTGGAGGATCCGGCACGTGCATTCGAGCACCGTGGAGCCGTGGCGGTGA
- the thiO gene encoding glycine oxidase ThiO produces MSGTPYDCVVIGGGIVGAATARTLAARGRRVLLLERAMPGAEASGAAAGMLTPQVEVGVDDPLLPLAIAARERYPELVRELDRRTGVNVGYFGGGSVQVALADDEAAALEAQVAAQRAVGLTAEWLDRRALERRHPGISPAARGALLAPDDARVNNVSLTAALLADAVRHGVEVADHEEATEIVVVAGRVTAVVTRSRRYGTGGAVVAAGAWSGALRGLPRRLPVEPIRGQMAVVTWPAGEPTGVLFGAHVYIVPRGDDALLGSTMESAGYAKDTTPGGLGTIFTGTAALLPAMAGQRIHRSWAGLRPVTPDGRPLIGPDPEVTGLWYATGHGRKGILLGPLTGEIVRDLVVEGATAWDISPCDVTRFDRRS; encoded by the coding sequence GTGAGCGGGACCCCGTACGACTGCGTGGTCATCGGCGGCGGCATCGTGGGTGCCGCCACCGCGCGCACCCTCGCGGCGCGCGGGCGGCGCGTGCTGCTGCTCGAGCGCGCGATGCCGGGCGCCGAGGCATCGGGCGCCGCAGCCGGGATGCTGACGCCGCAGGTCGAGGTGGGGGTGGACGACCCCCTCCTGCCGCTCGCCATCGCCGCCCGCGAGCGCTACCCGGAGCTGGTGCGCGAGCTCGACCGCCGCACCGGCGTCAACGTCGGCTACTTCGGCGGCGGCAGCGTGCAGGTCGCCCTCGCCGACGACGAGGCGGCCGCGCTCGAGGCCCAGGTCGCCGCGCAGCGCGCCGTGGGACTCACGGCCGAGTGGCTGGACCGCCGCGCCCTGGAGCGTCGCCATCCGGGCATCAGCCCCGCGGCCCGGGGCGCCCTGCTCGCCCCGGACGACGCGCGCGTCAACAACGTCTCGCTGACGGCGGCCCTGCTCGCGGACGCCGTGCGCCACGGCGTCGAGGTGGCGGACCACGAGGAAGCGACCGAGATCGTCGTCGTCGCCGGCCGCGTGACGGCCGTCGTGACGCGCAGCCGCCGCTACGGCACGGGCGGCGCCGTCGTCGCGGCCGGCGCCTGGTCGGGAGCGCTGCGCGGCCTGCCGCGCCGCCTGCCGGTCGAGCCGATCCGCGGGCAGATGGCGGTCGTCACCTGGCCCGCCGGCGAGCCCACCGGCGTCCTGTTCGGCGCCCACGTCTACATCGTCCCGCGCGGCGACGACGCCCTGCTCGGCTCCACGATGGAGAGCGCCGGCTACGCGAAGGACACGACCCCGGGCGGCCTGGGCACCATCTTCACGGGCACCGCGGCGCTGCTGCCCGCGATGGCCGGGCAGCGCATCCATCGCAGCTGGGCGGGCCTCCGGCCCGTCACGCCCGACGGCCGGCCGCTCATCGGCCCCGACCCCGAGGTGACGGGCCTGTGGTACGCCACCGGCCACGGCCGCAAGGGCATTCTCCTCGGGCCGCTGACCGGCGAGATCGTGCGCGATCTCGTCGTCGAGGGCGCCACGGCGTGGGACATCAGCCCCTGCGACGTCACCAGATTCGATCGGCGCTCGTAG